A region from the Salinivibrio kushneri genome encodes:
- a CDS encoding MotA/TolQ/ExbB proton channel family protein: MIDVALFSQLGQQDILSTLRHFMAQGGPVLWWLGVVVMVCWVLVIERLLYLYSRFPAQRRAWIAAWQARTDHHSWHARAIRQGWLFQAQQDLGRYLGFIKALVAICPMLGLLGTVTGMISVFDVMASQGTSEPRLMASGISMATLPTMAGMVAALAGMFAHARLVKACQRREVALEQALRSQ, from the coding sequence ATGATAGACGTGGCGTTATTTTCACAGCTTGGCCAGCAGGATATTTTGAGCACCTTGCGTCATTTTATGGCGCAAGGTGGGCCCGTGCTTTGGTGGTTAGGTGTGGTGGTAATGGTGTGCTGGGTGTTGGTGATTGAACGCCTGCTATATCTCTATTCACGATTCCCCGCACAACGTCGCGCGTGGATCGCCGCGTGGCAGGCGCGTACCGACCATCATTCTTGGCATGCACGCGCCATTCGCCAAGGCTGGTTGTTTCAAGCCCAACAGGATCTCGGCCGTTATCTTGGCTTTATTAAAGCCTTGGTGGCTATTTGCCCGATGTTGGGGCTGTTAGGCACGGTCACGGGGATGATTTCTGTGTTTGATGTGATGGCCAGCCAAGGCACCAGTGAGCCCCGTTTAATGGCCTCAGGTATTTCAATGGCCACCTTACCCACTATGGCAGGTATGGTGGCTGCCTTGGCCGGTATGTTTGCCCATGCCCGTTTAGTTAAAGCCTGTCAGCGTCGTGAAGTCGCGCTGGAGCAGGCGCTTCGGAGTCAGTAA